A genomic segment from Sulfitobacter mediterraneus encodes:
- the ftsY gene encoding signal recognition particle-docking protein FtsY, protein MAFFKKLKDKLFKSSSKIDEGLEAIVSDGGAEEAAVDEVMQEAPAAAAEILPEAVDPEPAPVAEVKEPLPEPVPAPVATDPEPIEELAKEEEIAEPLPEPEPEPEPEPEPEPEPEPEPEPEPEPEPEPEPEPEPEPEPEPEPEIAPEPERIKAEPLRTTMTSVAPDLEEAMPTEVVKPGLLGRLMGRAAPKTVVRRTLDDDMLEQLEELLITADMGVETAMRVTANMAEGRFGKKLSVGEIKQLMADEIARIMEPVARPLPLYSKTPQVVLVVGVNGSGKTTTIGKLASQFKAAGKNVVIAAGDTFRAAAVEQLQVWGDRAGVPVLTAAQGTDPASLAFDAMTKAQEDGADLLMIDTAGRLQNRGDLMEELAKIVRVIRKKDDTAPHNTLLVLDATTGQNAVNQVKVFQDISDVSGLVMTKLDGTAKGGVLVALADQFGLPIHAIGVGEQIDDLSPFDPQEFADALVGYER, encoded by the coding sequence TTGGCATTTTTCAAGAAGCTCAAAGACAAGCTGTTTAAATCCTCGTCCAAGATCGACGAAGGTCTGGAGGCGATTGTCAGTGATGGCGGCGCCGAAGAGGCGGCTGTGGATGAGGTGATGCAAGAGGCTCCGGCGGCAGCTGCGGAAATTTTGCCGGAGGCCGTTGATCCGGAGCCTGCGCCGGTTGCAGAAGTTAAGGAGCCGCTGCCGGAACCAGTGCCTGCGCCCGTTGCAACGGACCCCGAGCCGATAGAAGAGCTGGCCAAAGAGGAGGAGATCGCCGAGCCCCTTCCAGAGCCAGAGCCAGAGCCAGAGCCAGAGCCAGAGCCAGAGCCAGAGCCAGAGCCAGAGCCAGAGCCAGAGCCAGAGCCAGAGCCAGAGCCAGAGCCAGAGCCAGAGCCAGAGCCAGAGCCAGAGCCAGAGCCAGAGATTGCGCCCGAACCGGAGCGGATCAAAGCCGAACCGCTGCGCACCACCATGACGTCGGTGGCACCCGATCTCGAAGAGGCCATGCCGACAGAGGTTGTCAAACCGGGGCTATTGGGCCGCCTGATGGGGCGCGCCGCACCAAAAACCGTGGTGCGCCGGACATTGGACGACGACATGCTGGAGCAGCTCGAAGAGCTGCTCATCACCGCCGATATGGGTGTGGAAACGGCGATGCGGGTGACCGCCAACATGGCTGAAGGGCGGTTTGGCAAGAAGCTGTCCGTGGGCGAAATCAAGCAATTGATGGCAGATGAAATCGCCCGGATCATGGAGCCGGTTGCACGTCCCTTGCCGCTTTATTCCAAAACGCCGCAAGTGGTCTTGGTCGTGGGAGTCAACGGATCGGGCAAGACCACGACCATCGGCAAATTGGCCAGCCAGTTCAAAGCGGCGGGCAAGAACGTGGTGATCGCGGCGGGCGATACATTCCGCGCCGCCGCTGTGGAACAATTGCAGGTCTGGGGCGACCGTGCGGGGGTGCCTGTGCTGACCGCCGCGCAGGGCACGGACCCGGCCAGCCTGGCCTTTGACGCAATGACCAAAGCACAGGAAGACGGCGCTGATTTGCTGATGATCGACACCGCCGGACGATTGCAAAACCGCGGTGATCTGATGGAAGAGCTGGCCAAGATCGTGCGCGTGATCCGCAAAAAGGACGACACCGCGCCGCATAACACGCTGTTGGTGCTGGATGCGACAACGGGCCAGAACGCGGTCAATCAGGTGAAGGTTTTTCAGGACATTTCCGATGTGTCCGGTCTGGTGATGACGAAGCTGGACGGCACGGCGAAGGGCGGTGTTCTGGTGGCGCTGGCCGATCAGTTTGGCCTGCCGATCCATGCTATCGGTGTGGGCGAACAGATCGACGATCTGTCGCCCTTTGACCCGCAAGAATTTGCAGATGCCCTTGTCGGTTATGAACGGTGA
- a CDS encoding lysoplasmalogenase yields MIWALTGAAAAIYWALSLFEGRSVFRSAVKGLSVFPLAIVALLAGLPALALALALCSLGDVILSRPGDKAFLGGLIAFALGHLAWIAVFFVYLVPDPAQLAAPLAIALLIGLAVLAGVMVRVLLPNAGDLRLPVAVYIGIIITMGICGLMTAEPLVVLGALTFAASDTLLGLQTFVLARGDRAERWANVLIWPLYWGAIVLLTLGTAGQGVF; encoded by the coding sequence TTGATCTGGGCACTGACAGGGGCGGCCGCCGCGATCTATTGGGCGCTGTCCCTGTTCGAAGGCCGCAGCGTTTTTCGGAGCGCTGTCAAAGGCTTGTCTGTGTTTCCTCTGGCGATTGTGGCGCTGCTTGCGGGTTTGCCCGCGCTTGCCCTGGCTTTGGCGCTTTGCAGTCTTGGTGATGTGATTTTGTCCCGTCCGGGGGACAAGGCGTTTCTGGGGGGATTGATCGCCTTCGCGCTGGGACATCTGGCGTGGATTGCCGTGTTTTTTGTCTATCTGGTTCCTGATCCGGCCCAGCTGGCTGCGCCGCTGGCCATTGCACTTCTCATTGGTCTGGCGGTTCTGGCGGGCGTCATGGTGCGCGTGCTGTTGCCCAATGCCGGTGATCTGCGCCTGCCGGTGGCTGTTTATATAGGTATTATCATCACCATGGGCATCTGCGGTCTTATGACGGCAGAACCTTTGGTGGTTTTGGGGGCATTGACGTTTGCGGCCTCCGATACCCTGCTGGGATTGCAAACCTTTGTTTTGGCGCGGGGGGACCGGGCCGAACGCTGGGCCAACGTTCTGATCTGGCCGCTGTATTGGGGGGCGATCGTGCTTTTGACACTCGGGACGGCTGGGCAAGGGGTGTTTTAA
- a CDS encoding NAD(P)H-dependent oxidoreductase subunit E, with the protein MALDENTKTAGDGPKKGVWKSGKGKGRRHTKGRQLEDQAWDEVRALLDGKSRDRDLLIEHLHLIQDKYGHLSAAHIRALAEEMRLSMAEIYEVATFYAHFDVVKEGETPPPALTIRVCDSLSCELAGAQQLKAALEDGLDPAEVRVLRAPCMGRCDTAPVLELGHNHIDNATPEKVQAAIAASDTHAHLPDYETFDAYAATGGYETFKDLRDNGNWEEVQEKVLASGLRGLGGAGFPSGKKWGFVRANAGTRYLAVNGDEGEPGTFKDRWYLERTPHLFLEGMLIAAWAVEAEKAFIYMRDEYPAVLEILRREIAALEEAGIVKPGYIDLRRGAGAYICGEESAMIESIEGKRGMPRHRPPFVAQVGIFGKPTLVHNVETLHWVARICREGPEVLSSTEKNGRKGLRSYSVSGRVANPGMYLLPAGSTITDIIEACGGMASGHSFKAYQPGGPSSGLLPASMNDIPLDFDTLQPHGSFIGSAAVVVLSDQDSAKAAALNMLRFFEDESCGQCTPCRVGCEKAVKLMQKDSWDQGLLEELSTAMVDASICGLGQAAPNPIRLVMKHFPDEI; encoded by the coding sequence ATGGCGCTGGATGAGAACACCAAGACCGCAGGCGACGGGCCGAAAAAAGGCGTCTGGAAGTCCGGCAAAGGCAAGGGCCGCCGTCACACCAAGGGCCGCCAGCTTGAGGATCAGGCCTGGGATGAGGTGCGTGCGCTGCTTGACGGGAAAAGCCGCGACCGGGATCTGCTGATTGAGCATTTGCACCTGATTCAAGACAAATACGGGCATTTGTCTGCCGCGCATATCCGGGCGCTGGCCGAAGAGATGCGCCTGTCGATGGCGGAGATTTACGAGGTCGCAACCTTTTATGCGCATTTCGATGTGGTCAAAGAGGGCGAAACTCCGCCCCCCGCACTGACCATTCGCGTATGCGATTCTCTGTCTTGTGAACTGGCTGGCGCACAACAACTGAAAGCGGCGCTTGAAGACGGGCTTGATCCGGCAGAGGTCCGCGTTCTGCGGGCGCCCTGCATGGGCCGCTGCGACACCGCGCCAGTGCTGGAACTGGGCCACAATCATATCGACAATGCGACCCCCGAGAAGGTGCAGGCCGCAATTGCTGCAAGTGACACCCACGCCCATCTGCCCGATTATGAAACCTTTGATGCCTATGCCGCCACCGGCGGCTATGAAACCTTCAAAGACCTGCGCGACAATGGCAATTGGGAAGAGGTGCAGGAAAAAGTGCTGGCCTCTGGCTTGCGCGGTCTGGGCGGGGCTGGTTTCCCGTCAGGCAAGAAATGGGGCTTTGTTCGCGCCAACGCAGGTACACGTTACCTTGCTGTGAATGGCGACGAAGGCGAGCCGGGCACGTTCAAGGACCGTTGGTATCTGGAACGCACGCCGCATTTGTTCCTTGAGGGCATGCTGATCGCCGCATGGGCCGTTGAGGCGGAAAAAGCGTTTATCTACATGCGCGATGAATATCCCGCGGTTCTGGAAATTCTGCGCCGTGAGATCGCCGCGCTGGAAGAGGCCGGGATCGTCAAGCCGGGCTATATCGATCTGCGCCGCGGCGCTGGCGCCTATATCTGCGGCGAAGAAAGCGCGATGATCGAAAGCATCGAAGGCAAACGCGGCATGCCACGCCACCGCCCGCCATTTGTGGCGCAGGTCGGAATTTTTGGCAAACCGACATTGGTGCACAACGTCGAAACACTCCATTGGGTTGCGCGGATTTGCCGGGAAGGGCCGGAGGTTCTGTCGTCCACCGAAAAAAACGGCCGCAAAGGGCTGCGCAGCTATTCCGTGTCGGGCCGTGTGGCCAATCCGGGGATGTATCTGCTGCCCGCCGGATCAACCATCACCGATATTATCGAGGCCTGCGGCGGCATGGCGAGCGGTCACAGCTTCAAGGCCTATCAGCCGGGTGGGCCGTCTTCGGGACTGCTGCCTGCGTCGATGAATGACATCCCCTTGGATTTCGACACGTTGCAGCCCCATGGATCCTTCATCGGCTCCGCTGCGGTGGTGGTTCTGTCCGATCAAGATTCGGCCAAGGCGGCGGCACTGAATATGCTGCGGTTCTTTGAGGACGAAAGCTGCGGCCAATGTACACCGTGCCGGGTAGGCTGCGAAAAGGCAGTGAAGCTGATGCAGAAAGACAGCTGGGATCAGGGGCTGCTGGAAGAATTGAGCACAGCGATGGTTGATGCCTCCATTTGCGGTCTGGGACAGGCGGCGCCAAACCCGATCCGGCTGGTGATGAAGCATTTCCCGGACGAGATTTAA
- a CDS encoding alkane 1-monooxygenase, with amino-acid sequence MLWYAIASLTPAAFLGAACLWGGIWPLLALLSVTGAVYFMDRLNRLLPDTQSSGLWLSYLLAAAHFLLLWLGVIALSSDNPLNLTGKIMTFAALGLFLGQVSNSNAHELIHTRARLPRRLGALIFCTLGHGHHVSAHLHVHHIHAATNGDPNSARLGEGFWQFWLRAAPAEFVAGLRAESRRHQGKPLRHPYWLWIGGAAVSLLLSYAIAGTSGLLIHVALAAYAQWQLLLSDYVQHYGLRRAILPGGKPEPMGPQHSWNAPQWYSSAMMLNAPRHSDHHLRPARPFPALQVTPDTMPVLPRSLPVMASIALIPPIWRRIMDHRAARWQNAASADQRAGR; translated from the coding sequence GTGTTGTGGTATGCCATCGCCAGCCTGACCCCTGCGGCGTTTCTGGGGGCCGCCTGCCTGTGGGGAGGGATATGGCCGTTGCTGGCATTGCTGTCGGTGACCGGCGCTGTGTATTTTATGGATCGCCTGAACCGGCTGTTGCCAGACACGCAAAGCTCCGGTCTCTGGCTGTCTTACCTCTTGGCTGCCGCGCATTTTTTGCTGCTGTGGTTGGGGGTTATCGCGCTTTCCTCAGACAATCCACTAAATCTCACCGGCAAAATCATGACCTTTGCCGCATTGGGGCTGTTCTTGGGTCAGGTGTCCAATTCCAATGCGCATGAGTTGATCCACACCAGGGCGCGCTTGCCCCGCCGCTTGGGTGCCTTGATCTTTTGCACCTTGGGCCACGGGCACCATGTCTCGGCGCATCTGCATGTCCATCACATCCACGCCGCCACAAACGGCGATCCGAATTCGGCCAGATTGGGCGAAGGGTTCTGGCAGTTCTGGTTGCGGGCCGCACCGGCAGAATTTGTCGCTGGCCTGAGGGCTGAGAGCCGCAGACATCAAGGCAAGCCGCTGCGCCACCCTTATTGGCTGTGGATCGGCGGAGCAGCGGTCAGCCTGCTCTTGTCCTATGCAATTGCGGGAACGAGCGGGCTGTTGATCCATGTGGCCTTGGCCGCCTATGCGCAATGGCAATTGCTTTTGTCCGATTATGTCCAACACTACGGGCTACGCCGTGCAATCCTGCCAGGGGGCAAACCCGAACCCATGGGCCCGCAGCACAGCTGGAATGCGCCGCAATGGTATTCTTCTGCGATGATGCTGAACGCACCGCGCCATTCGGATCACCACCTGCGCCCTGCCCGCCCGTTTCCGGCGCTCCAGGTGACGCCGGACACCATGCCAGTGCTGCCACGGTCCCTGCCTGTTATGGCCAGCATCGCGCTGATCCCGCCCATCTGGCGCCGGATCATGGATCATCGCGCTGCCCGTTGGCAAAATGCGGCTTCTGCCGATCAGAGGGCTGGTCGATGA
- the xseA gene encoding exodeoxyribonuclease VII large subunit gives MDLIDDPQDGLNSPEFSVTELSGAIKRVIEGEFGHVRIRGEVGRVSRPRSGHIYLDLKDDKSVISGVIWKGVSAKLETQPEEGMEVVATGRVTTFGGQSKYQIVIEDIKPAGMGALMALLEKRKKMLAAEGLFDPARKRPLPYLPEIIGVVTSPSGAVIRDILHRLRDRFPRKVLIWPVAVQGAKCAPEVVRAIEGFNALTPGGALPRPDLLIVARGGGSVEDLWGFNEESVARAAAASQIPLISAVGHETDTTLIDFVSDKRAPTPTAAAELAVPVRHELAAWLETQEARMGQMLSQGLTRRGQRLRDMARALPRPETLLDGPRQRLDRAAEKLEPALIAGVQRRRVRLADVSGSLRPATLNRLMDNDRRRLAGLATRLDPALLRTIAAKRDRYEARAKAFRPEALAQDHQRKSGTLAQISLRLSEAGQRQTRNWRQKIDALDRLRETLSYKSTLARGYAVVRGDGAVITGKAAAKKATTLEIEFADGRVEVGGKAPAKKKTPPPPAPEQGTLL, from the coding sequence ATGGACCTGATCGACGATCCCCAGGACGGGCTGAACAGCCCCGAATTTTCGGTCACCGAACTGTCAGGCGCGATCAAGCGTGTGATCGAGGGCGAATTTGGCCATGTGCGCATCCGCGGCGAAGTGGGACGGGTCAGCCGCCCCCGGTCCGGGCATATCTATCTGGACCTTAAAGACGACAAATCGGTCATATCCGGCGTGATCTGGAAAGGGGTCAGCGCCAAGCTGGAAACCCAGCCCGAAGAGGGGATGGAGGTCGTGGCGACCGGGCGCGTCACCACCTTTGGCGGGCAGTCCAAGTACCAGATCGTCATCGAAGATATCAAACCGGCAGGCATGGGCGCCTTGATGGCGCTTTTGGAGAAACGCAAGAAAATGCTGGCGGCAGAAGGGTTGTTTGACCCCGCCCGCAAGCGGCCCTTGCCTTACCTGCCTGAAATTATAGGCGTTGTGACCTCGCCCTCCGGCGCGGTCATCCGCGACATCCTGCACAGGCTGCGGGATCGGTTTCCGCGCAAGGTGCTGATCTGGCCGGTGGCGGTGCAGGGGGCCAAATGTGCGCCCGAGGTGGTCCGCGCAATCGAAGGCTTCAATGCGCTGACACCGGGCGGGGCGCTGCCACGGCCCGATTTGCTGATCGTTGCGCGGGGCGGCGGGTCGGTCGAGGATCTTTGGGGTTTTAACGAGGAAAGTGTGGCGCGGGCTGCAGCCGCCTCGCAGATTCCCCTGATCTCGGCGGTGGGGCATGAAACCGACACCACCCTGATCGACTTTGTGTCGGACAAACGCGCCCCAACTCCAACGGCGGCGGCAGAACTGGCGGTGCCGGTCCGGCACGAATTGGCCGCTTGGCTGGAGACCCAAGAGGCCCGCATGGGCCAGATGCTGAGCCAGGGATTGACCCGGCGGGGCCAACGGCTGCGCGACATGGCCCGTGCCTTGCCACGCCCCGAGACCTTGCTGGATGGCCCGCGACAGCGGCTTGACCGCGCGGCAGAGAAACTGGAACCGGCGCTGATCGCCGGGGTGCAACGGCGGCGGGTGCGGCTCGCGGATGTGTCAGGATCGTTGCGGCCAGCGACCTTGAATCGGCTAATGGACAATGACCGGCGCAGGTTGGCGGGATTGGCGACGCGCCTTGATCCGGCGCTCTTGCGCACCATCGCGGCCAAGCGCGACCGTTATGAGGCCCGCGCAAAGGCGTTTCGGCCCGAAGCCTTGGCGCAGGATCACCAGCGCAAGTCGGGGACTCTTGCCCAGATCAGCCTGCGCCTGTCCGAAGCGGGGCAACGGCAGACCCGCAATTGGCGGCAAAAGATCGACGCCTTGGACCGGCTGCGCGAAACGCTGAGCTACAAATCCACCCTGGCGCGGGGCTATGCCGTGGTGCGGGGCGATGGGGCGGTGATCACGGGCAAAGCCGCGGCGAAAAAAGCAACAACGCTTGAGATCGAATTTGCCGATGGGCGGGTTGAGGTTGGCGGCAAAGCCCCGGCCAAGAAGAAAACCCCGCCGCCACCCGCACCGGAGCAGGGGACGCTGCTTTAA
- the purD gene encoding phosphoribosylamine--glycine ligase → MNILILGSGGREHALAWAVMQNPKCDKLIVAPGNAGIEAIADCASFDIMDGAVVVGFCEENSIDFVIVGPEAPLAAGVADDLRSAGFKVFGPSAGAAELEASKAFTKEICDACNAPTAAYGHFTDAAAARAYVAAQGAPIVIKADGLAAGKGVIIAMTDAEALAAVDEMFDGSFGAAGAEVVIEEFMEGEEASFFVLCDGEEVLPIGTAQDHKRVGEGDTGPNTGGMGAYSPAPVLTDAIAQKALDEIIRPTMAEMAKRGTPYQGVLYAGLMIKDGQPRLVEYNVRFGDPECQVLMMRLGAQAFDLIQAAAEGRLDEMRVNWAEDHAITVVMAAEGYPGSYDKGSVINGLDNMPEDSANMVFHAGTALKDGAVIATGGRVLNVTARGASLVEAQARAYKMVDGIDWPEGFCRRDIGWRALG, encoded by the coding sequence ATGAACATCCTAATTCTGGGCAGCGGTGGACGCGAACATGCATTGGCCTGGGCGGTGATGCAGAACCCTAAATGTGACAAACTCATTGTCGCGCCCGGAAACGCAGGCATCGAAGCAATTGCCGATTGCGCCAGCTTTGACATCATGGACGGTGCCGTGGTGGTCGGGTTTTGCGAAGAGAACAGTATTGATTTTGTGATCGTCGGCCCCGAGGCGCCCCTGGCCGCCGGTGTGGCCGACGATCTGCGCAGCGCCGGTTTCAAGGTGTTTGGCCCTTCGGCAGGTGCGGCGGAGCTGGAAGCGTCCAAAGCTTTTACCAAAGAGATTTGTGACGCCTGCAACGCCCCAACGGCGGCCTATGGTCATTTCACCGATGCTGCCGCCGCGCGGGCCTATGTCGCCGCGCAGGGCGCACCAATTGTGATCAAGGCTGACGGTCTGGCCGCAGGCAAAGGTGTGATCATCGCCATGACCGATGCCGAAGCACTGGCGGCGGTGGACGAAATGTTTGACGGCTCCTTTGGCGCGGCGGGCGCAGAGGTGGTGATCGAGGAGTTCATGGAAGGTGAAGAGGCTTCGTTCTTTGTCCTGTGTGACGGCGAAGAGGTGCTGCCCATCGGCACCGCCCAAGACCACAAACGCGTGGGCGAAGGCGACACCGGCCCGAACACCGGCGGCATGGGCGCCTATTCCCCCGCGCCGGTTTTGACCGACGCGATTGCGCAAAAGGCGCTGGACGAGATCATTCGCCCGACCATGGCCGAAATGGCCAAACGCGGCACGCCCTATCAGGGGGTGCTTTATGCCGGGCTGATGATCAAGGATGGCCAGCCGCGTTTGGTGGAATACAATGTGCGCTTTGGTGATCCGGAATGTCAGGTGTTGATGATGCGGCTGGGGGCGCAGGCCTTTGACCTGATCCAGGCCGCCGCAGAAGGGCGGCTGGACGAAATGCGCGTCAACTGGGCCGAGGATCATGCCATTACGGTTGTGATGGCGGCGGAGGGTTATCCCGGTAGCTATGACAAGGGATCGGTAATCAACGGTTTGGACAACATGCCGGAAGACAGCGCCAATATGGTGTTTCACGCGGGCACAGCCCTGAAAGACGGGGCGGTCATTGCCACGGGCGGACGGGTCTTGAACGTCACGGCGCGCGGAGCCTCTTTGGTCGAGGCACAGGCGCGGGCCTATAAGATGGTGGATGGGATTGACTGGCCCGAAGGGTTCTGCCGCCGAGATATCGGCTGGCGGGCTTTGGGGTAA
- a CDS encoding FG-GAP repeat domain-containing protein produces MRLWQRSILALLLTLGQGAIAGPAPTILAAEYAEPTTRYTHGILGDAIEWGALRLKVKDCTDCSARQILLRLPQHRVFEDVAPRLADLGAGAPLVVVVESDLSKGARLAIYDANGVVTATPFIGTRNRWLAPIGAADLDGDGRVELAYIDRPHLAKTLRLWRFEDNRLAEVATLPGLTNHRIGETDIAGGIRSCDDRPEMIVATADWSRLMAVTFDGTQLQKRDIGPHKGRKSFRAALACN; encoded by the coding sequence ATGCGCCTGTGGCAGCGGAGTATTCTGGCGCTGCTGCTCACTCTGGGGCAGGGGGCCATTGCTGGCCCCGCCCCGACGATCCTTGCGGCGGAATATGCCGAGCCCACCACGCGCTACACCCATGGCATCCTTGGCGATGCGATCGAATGGGGTGCGCTGCGGCTCAAGGTAAAGGACTGTACTGACTGCTCGGCCCGACAGATCCTGCTGCGTCTCCCCCAACATCGCGTTTTTGAGGATGTCGCGCCCCGGCTTGCCGATCTTGGCGCAGGTGCGCCGTTGGTTGTGGTTGTCGAAAGCGATCTGTCCAAAGGGGCGCGACTGGCGATCTACGACGCAAACGGCGTCGTGACAGCGACACCCTTCATCGGCACTCGCAACCGCTGGCTGGCCCCGATTGGCGCGGCGGATCTGGACGGCGACGGCAGGGTCGAACTGGCCTATATCGACCGCCCCCATCTGGCCAAAACCCTGCGTCTCTGGCGGTTCGAAGACAACCGGCTCGCAGAGGTGGCCACGCTGCCGGGCCTGACCAACCACCGTATTGGCGAGACGGATATCGCAGGGGGCATTCGCAGTTGCGATGACAGACCTGAAATGATCGTCGCCACCGCAGATTGGTCGCGCCTGATGGCGGTCACTTTCGACGGAACCCAACTGCAAAAACGCGACATCGGCCCGCACAAGGGACGCAAAAGCTTTCGCGCCGCGCTTGCCTGTAACTGA
- a CDS encoding 2Fe-2S iron-sulfur cluster-binding protein: MAKITYVEHGGTEHVVEVANGMTVMEGARDNNIPGIEADCGGACACSTCHVYVDPAWVEKLPAKDDMEEDMLDFAYEPNPERSRLTCQLKVTDALDGLRVQMPEKQI, translated from the coding sequence ATGGCGAAAATCACCTATGTGGAGCACGGCGGAACCGAACATGTGGTCGAGGTCGCAAATGGCATGACCGTCATGGAAGGCGCACGCGACAACAACATCCCCGGTATCGAGGCCGATTGTGGCGGTGCCTGTGCTTGCTCCACCTGTCATGTCTATGTGGATCCGGCTTGGGTAGAGAAACTGCCGGCCAAAGACGACATGGAAGAAGACATGCTGGATTTCGCCTATGAGCCAAATCCAGAACGATCCCGACTGACCTGCCAGCTCAAGGTGACAGATGCCTTGGACGGCCTGCGCGTGCAGATGCCAGAAAAGCAGATCTGA
- a CDS encoding peptidoglycan-binding domain-containing protein has translation MIQATPLRWLRLAAFGLGGAVVLAGCETQYADKGHAYRAEPGVYQATRNGPDGAPQGSCWGRTVSPAVIETVTEQVQVSPAQYNPDGSLLRPPSYRSEARQMIVTPRVDSWFETPCAEALTPDFIASLQRALAVRRYYEGPITGILDKNTQAAIRAFQRTTGPDSGVLSLASARQLGLIAVDRTTLE, from the coding sequence ATGATACAGGCAACACCGCTCCGATGGCTCCGGCTGGCGGCCTTTGGGCTGGGCGGTGCTGTTGTTCTGGCGGGATGCGAAACCCAATATGCCGACAAGGGCCATGCCTATAGGGCAGAGCCCGGTGTCTACCAGGCCACCCGCAATGGCCCGGATGGCGCACCCCAAGGCAGTTGTTGGGGCCGCACAGTCAGCCCGGCGGTGATTGAAACGGTCACAGAGCAGGTGCAGGTGTCGCCGGCGCAATACAATCCTGATGGCAGCCTGCTGCGCCCGCCGTCATACCGCAGCGAAGCCCGGCAAATGATCGTCACGCCCCGTGTTGACAGTTGGTTCGAGACCCCCTGCGCCGAGGCTCTGACGCCGGATTTCATTGCATCGTTGCAGCGTGCACTTGCCGTGCGCCGTTATTACGAAGGGCCGATCACAGGGATATTGGACAAAAACACCCAAGCCGCCATTCGCGCCTTTCAGCGGACCACCGGTCCGGACAGCGGTGTGCTGTCGCTGGCCTCTGCGCGGCAACTGGGGTTGATCGCTGTGGACAGGACAACGTTGGAATAA